In the Apteryx mantelli isolate bAptMan1 chromosome 1, bAptMan1.hap1, whole genome shotgun sequence genome, one interval contains:
- the TXNRD1 gene encoding thioredoxin reductase 1, cytoplasmic isoform X2 gives MVLDFVTPTPLGTSWGLGGTCVNVGCIPKKLMHQAALLGQALQDSRKFGWQFTEEVKHNWMAMTESVQNYIGSLNWGYRVALREKKVTYENAYGEFVGPHTVKATNKRGIEKLYTAKRFLIATGERPRYLGIPGDKEYCISSDDLFSLPYCPGKTLVVGASYVALECAGFLAGLGLDVTVMVRSILLRGFDQDIANKIGEYMEEHGINFIKQFVPIKVEQIEEGTPGRLKVTAQSTVGDQIIEGEYNTVLLAIGRDACTRKIGLDKVGVKINEKTGKIPVNDEEQTNVPYIYAIGDILQDKLELTPVAIQAGRLLVQRLYAGATIKCDYVNVPTTVFTPLEYGACGYSEESAVEKFGEENIEVYHSYFWPLEWTVPSRDNNKCYAKIICNIQDNERVIGFHVLGPNAGEVTQGFAAAIKCGMTKAQLDNTIGIHPVCAEIFTTLSVTKRSGGNTLQAGC, from the exons ATGGTGCTGGACTTTGTCACACCTACACCTCTGGGAACATCATGGG GTCTTGGAGGAACATGTGTAAATGTGGGCTGTATACCTAAAAAATTGATGCACCAGGCAGCTTTACTGGGACAAGCCTTGCAAGATTCACGCAAATTTGGATGGCAATTTACAGAAGAAG TCAAACACAACTGGATGGCTATGACGGAGTCTGTTCAGAATTACATTGGCTCACTGAACTGGGGCTATCGGGTGGCACTGAGAGAGAAGAAAGTCACATATGAGAATGCGTATGGAGAATTTGTTGGACCACACACAGTTAAG GCAACAAATAAAAGAGGAATTGAGAAACTGTACACAGCTAAGAGATTTCTCATTGCCACTGGTGAAAGACCACGTTACCTGGGTATCCCTGGAGACAAGGAGTACTGCATTAGCAG TGATGATCTTTTCTCTTTGCCTTACTGTCCAGGGAAAACCCTGGTGGTTGGAGCTTCTTACGTTGCCCTGGAATGTGCAGGATTTCTTGCAGGTCTTGGATTAGATGTCACTGTAATGGTGAGGTCCATTCTTCTAAGAGGATTTGACCAGGATATTGCAAACAAAATTGGTGAATATATGGAAGAACATGGAATCAACTTCATTAAACAGTTTGTGCCAATCAAG GTTGAACAGATTGAGGAAGGAACTCCTGGAAGATTGAAAGTTACAGCCCAATCCACAGTGGGGGACCAAATAATTGAAGGGGAATACAATACT GTGTTGCTGGCAATCGGAAGAGATGCATGCACAAGAAAAATTGGTTTGGACAAAGTTGGAGTGAAGATCAATGAAAA AACAGGAAAAATCCCTGTCAATGATGAGGAGCAAACAAATGTGCCATATATCTATGCTATTGGAGATATACTACAGGACAAGCTGGAACTCACACCAGTGGCAATCCAGGCAGGAAGATTGTTAGTTCAAAGGCTTTATGCTGGAGCAACCATTAAG TGTGACTATGTGAATGTTCCAACAACAGTGTTCACTCCTTTGGAGTATGGAGCCTGTGGGTATTCTGAAGAGAGTGCTGTGGAGAagtttggggaggaaaacattgAG GTGTACCATAGTTACTTCTGGCCACTGGAATGGACCGTCCCATCCAGAGACAACAACAAATGCTACGCAAAGATAATTTGCAATATTCAAGATAAT GAGAGAGTCATTGGTTTCCATGTCCTTGGTCCAAATGCTGGAGAAGTTACCCAAGGGTTTGCAGCCGCTATTAAATGTGGAATGACAAAAGCACAATTGGACAACACCATAGGAATTCATCCAGTCTGTGCAGAG atatTTACCACACTCTCTGTGACTAAGCGTTCTGGTGGAAATACCCTTCAGGCTGGATGCTGA
- the TXNRD1 gene encoding thioredoxin reductase 1, cytoplasmic isoform X1 gives MNGHMQVPHSYDFDLIVIGGGSGGLAAAKEAAKYDKKVMVLDFVTPTPLGTSWGLGGTCVNVGCIPKKLMHQAALLGQALQDSRKFGWQFTEEVKHNWMAMTESVQNYIGSLNWGYRVALREKKVTYENAYGEFVGPHTVKATNKRGIEKLYTAKRFLIATGERPRYLGIPGDKEYCISSDDLFSLPYCPGKTLVVGASYVALECAGFLAGLGLDVTVMVRSILLRGFDQDIANKIGEYMEEHGINFIKQFVPIKVEQIEEGTPGRLKVTAQSTVGDQIIEGEYNTVLLAIGRDACTRKIGLDKVGVKINEKTGKIPVNDEEQTNVPYIYAIGDILQDKLELTPVAIQAGRLLVQRLYAGATIKCDYVNVPTTVFTPLEYGACGYSEESAVEKFGEENIEVYHSYFWPLEWTVPSRDNNKCYAKIICNIQDNERVIGFHVLGPNAGEVTQGFAAAIKCGMTKAQLDNTIGIHPVCAEIFTTLSVTKRSGGNTLQAGC, from the exons ATGAATGGGCATATGCAGGTCCCCCATTCTTACGACTTTGACCTCATTGTCATTGGTGGGGGCTCAGGTGGTCTGGCTGCTGCCAAG GAGGCTGCCAAATATGACAAGAAAGTGATGGTGCTGGACTTTGTCACACCTACACCTCTGGGAACATCATGGG GTCTTGGAGGAACATGTGTAAATGTGGGCTGTATACCTAAAAAATTGATGCACCAGGCAGCTTTACTGGGACAAGCCTTGCAAGATTCACGCAAATTTGGATGGCAATTTACAGAAGAAG TCAAACACAACTGGATGGCTATGACGGAGTCTGTTCAGAATTACATTGGCTCACTGAACTGGGGCTATCGGGTGGCACTGAGAGAGAAGAAAGTCACATATGAGAATGCGTATGGAGAATTTGTTGGACCACACACAGTTAAG GCAACAAATAAAAGAGGAATTGAGAAACTGTACACAGCTAAGAGATTTCTCATTGCCACTGGTGAAAGACCACGTTACCTGGGTATCCCTGGAGACAAGGAGTACTGCATTAGCAG TGATGATCTTTTCTCTTTGCCTTACTGTCCAGGGAAAACCCTGGTGGTTGGAGCTTCTTACGTTGCCCTGGAATGTGCAGGATTTCTTGCAGGTCTTGGATTAGATGTCACTGTAATGGTGAGGTCCATTCTTCTAAGAGGATTTGACCAGGATATTGCAAACAAAATTGGTGAATATATGGAAGAACATGGAATCAACTTCATTAAACAGTTTGTGCCAATCAAG GTTGAACAGATTGAGGAAGGAACTCCTGGAAGATTGAAAGTTACAGCCCAATCCACAGTGGGGGACCAAATAATTGAAGGGGAATACAATACT GTGTTGCTGGCAATCGGAAGAGATGCATGCACAAGAAAAATTGGTTTGGACAAAGTTGGAGTGAAGATCAATGAAAA AACAGGAAAAATCCCTGTCAATGATGAGGAGCAAACAAATGTGCCATATATCTATGCTATTGGAGATATACTACAGGACAAGCTGGAACTCACACCAGTGGCAATCCAGGCAGGAAGATTGTTAGTTCAAAGGCTTTATGCTGGAGCAACCATTAAG TGTGACTATGTGAATGTTCCAACAACAGTGTTCACTCCTTTGGAGTATGGAGCCTGTGGGTATTCTGAAGAGAGTGCTGTGGAGAagtttggggaggaaaacattgAG GTGTACCATAGTTACTTCTGGCCACTGGAATGGACCGTCCCATCCAGAGACAACAACAAATGCTACGCAAAGATAATTTGCAATATTCAAGATAAT GAGAGAGTCATTGGTTTCCATGTCCTTGGTCCAAATGCTGGAGAAGTTACCCAAGGGTTTGCAGCCGCTATTAAATGTGGAATGACAAAAGCACAATTGGACAACACCATAGGAATTCATCCAGTCTGTGCAGAG atatTTACCACACTCTCTGTGACTAAGCGTTCTGGTGGAAATACCCTTCAGGCTGGATGCTGA